GCAACCGTGTTCTGCAAACAGGTCGATCAGGGGCTCGGCCTCTGCCCGGAATGCGATCACCACTTTTCGATCTCGGCTCACACCCGGATCCAGCAGCTGCTCGACCCGGACAGCTTTGAAGAATGGTATCCCGACATCACCGCAGGCGATCCGCTCGAGTTTGCGGACAAAAGCAAAACCTACAAAGAACGCCTGGTCGCGGAGCAGAAAAAAACCGGACTCAAAGATGCCTGCATCGTTGGCAAAGGCTACATGCGTGGTCGCCCGCTGGTCATCGGCATTACCGACTCATCCTTCATCATGGGCAGCATGGGTTCCGTGGTCGGAGAAAAACTGACCCGCGCCATCGAACAGGCAACGGAACTCAAACTCCCGCTGATCATCATCAGTGGCTCCGGCGGGGGCGCCCGCATGCACGAAGGGATCTTCTCCCTGATGCAGATGGGAAAAGTTTCAGCAGCCCTGGGACGCTACCACGAAAAGGGGGGGCTGTTCATTTCAGTTCTGACCAACCCCACCATGGGGGGAGTCGCCGCCAGTTTCGCCTCACTGGGTGACATTGTCGTCGCGGAACCCAAAGCCCTGGTCGGTTTCGCGGGACCGCGGGTAGTGGAAGCCACGATTAAAAGTTCGCTGCCCGAAGGCTTCCAGACCAGTGAATTTCTCCTGGAGCATGGCTTTGTCGATCGCATCATTCCCCGTCCCCGACTCCGCTCGGAACTGGCACGACTGATTGACTATTGCGTCTGACTCCCCCAAAGCCTCAAAACGAATCCCTGAGACCATCCCGACCATCGTTCGCATCAGTCAACGCTGATTGGAAACAGTCGATTTCAGGGGACCGCTTTGCGTCTCGTCAGGCTGGCAATTATACTGGAAGTGTTGGGCCGGTTAACTTCTTCTGAGCCCGGGATGAAACCTGGTCCTGAATTCACTCTCTGCCCCTGGTGAATGCATGAACTTTTTAAAGCGACTCTTTTCCAAAGAAGCACGTGTTCCCCGTGTGAACATCAAGCAACGTTTTGAGCTCATCGGGCGCGTGGGCCAGGGCAGCATGTCAAAGGTCTGGCGGGCCCGCGATTACAATTCCGGCAAAACCGTTTCGCTTAAAATTCTGGACAAAGTCAAAACGCAGGAACTGGAAGCCCGCTTTGTCGGACTGGATAAACCCAAAGAGGGGGAGATCGCAGTCCAGTTCAATCACCCGCACATCGTCAAGACTTACGAACATGGCCTGACCACCGATCAGGAACAGTTCCTCGTCATGGAATTCATCGAAGGCTACAGTCTCAGCTTTCTGGTGGAAGCCCAGAACGAGGACATGAAAACCAACTGCCTCAAATACATGATCCAGCTGGGCGAAGCGATCCAGTATTTTCATGATGAAGGCTGGATTCACCGCGACATCTGCCCGCGCAATATCATGGTCAGCAACGATCACGAACTCAAGCTGATCGATTTCGGACTGGTCGTCCCCAATACGCCTCCGTTTCTGCAGCCCGGCAACCGCACCGGTACCGCCGCTTACATGGCCCCCGAGCTCATCAAACGCCAGAAGACCAGCCAGAAAATAGATATCTTCTCTTACGCTGTGACCTGCTACGAGATGCTGACCAAACGGCTTCCCTGGAAAGCAGCCGAAACAATGGAAGCGGTCCTGCAACATATCAATTCACCACCGGAGCACATTCAAAACCTGCTCCCAGATCTCGATCCCCGTATTGCCGATGCGATCATGAAGGGGCTGGAGCTCTACCCGCAAGACCGCTGGCAGACGATCAACGAGATGCTTGAACCGTTCAAACAGGCGTATAAAGAACAGCAGCGTTCCGCTCCCGCGAAAACTCCGGTGCCTCACCAGGAGACAGTAGAATCGGCCCGTCGAAAACAGCAACCAGATCCCGCTCAGCCCCGGCGCAGCGAACAGGCGCGCCCCAAGTTGAGAAAAAAGAAACAGCCCGGTTCCAGCAGACGCTCCACGGAATCGAAATCAGAGTCTAATGAAGCAGGGCAGGCACCTGCGAAAAAATCACCCAGTGCCTCACGGAAACCGGAACGCCCGACTCAGAAAAAACCGGCACCCCGATCAAAACCCGATAAAAAAGATGAAAGTCACTGAGCGGAAATCGTCGCCGCCGGTTACCGCTTCAGCTCAGCTGCCCATACCCGTTTTACGCCAGATAATTGATCCCGATATATGTCCTTGTCTTCCTCTCCCAGTTCTTCCAGTCATCTCTCCGCACTCAATCCGGCACAGCGTGAAGCAGCCTCGACAATCTCTGGTCCACTCCTGGTTCTGGCTGGCGCCGGTACCGGCAAAACACGTGTGATTACTTATCGCATGGTGGAACTGATCCGGCAGGGGGTGACTCCCAACAAGATCCTCTCGGTGACCTTCACCAACAAAGCAGCCAAGGAAATGCAGGAACGCATGAACGGTCTGATGGGCAAACGCCTGCCGTCCAAGCCCTTCATTTCCACGTTCCATTCACTCTGCGTCCGCATCCTGCGCGAAGAGATCACCGCACTGGGCTATCCCCAGAAATTCGTGATCTATGACCGGGGCGACCAGGAATCCGCAGCCCGGGCGGCACTTCGAGAAATCCGCGTCAATGACAAAAGTCTCCGTCCCGGCGACCTGCTGAACCGAATCAGCTCCTGGAAAATGGCAAACGTCTCTCCGGAGATGGCCACCAACTACACCGAAAACGATTTCGACTTCCTCGCCGCCATGGCGTATCGCAAGTACCAGACCAAACTCCGCTCCAGCGGTGCCGTCGACTTCGATGACCTGCTCATGCTGACCAATGATCTGTTCTCGCAGTTCCCGGATGTCCTCGCGAAGGTCCAGGAGAAGTTTGACTTCGTGCAGATTGACGAATACCAGGACACCAACCTCTCCCAGTTCAATCTGATCCGCGCTTTAGTCAAACCGCATCAGAACCTCTGTGTGGTGGGGGACGACGACCAATCGATTTACGGCTGGCGCGGTGCAGAAGTCCGTCACATTCTCGGGTTCCAGCAACAGTTCCCCGGTGCCAAAGTCGTTCGCCTCGAGAGCAATTACCGCTGCACCGACAAGATCATCGACCTGGCCAACCGGCTCGTGAAACACAACCGCGACCGACATAAGAAACAGCTTGTCGCGCACAAGAAAATGGGAGCCCCGGTCCGCTTCCTCGAACTGGCCGACGAATTGACCGAAGCCGAGAAGATCATCGGCGAGATTCGCTACCTGCACGAAGCCCAGGAGATTCCGCTCCGCGACTTCGCCATCCTGTTCCGCACCAACGAACAGCCCCGCGTCTTCGAAACAGAACTCCGTCGGACCAACGTCCGCTACCAGTTAATTGGCAGCCAGTCTTTCTTCGATCGTCGTGAAATCCGCGACCTGCTGGCTTACATGAAAACACTGGCCTTTCCGCACGACGAACTCTCCATGCTGCGGATCATCAACACCCCCACGCGTGGCATCGGCAGCGGGACGGTCGAAAAACTGGTCAACCAGGCCGTCAAGGCAGGACACCAGTTCTGGGACACGGTCGATTCCGCCCGCGAAGCCAACGAACTGACTCCGCGGGCCAGCTCTGCGCTGAGCGCCTTCCACCAGTTGATTCGCCGCTATCGTGCCCGACTCGAACGGTCCCCCCGGGAACTGGCTCAAATCATGCAGGAACTGA
This genomic stretch from Gimesia sp. harbors:
- a CDS encoding protein kinase — its product is MNFLKRLFSKEARVPRVNIKQRFELIGRVGQGSMSKVWRARDYNSGKTVSLKILDKVKTQELEARFVGLDKPKEGEIAVQFNHPHIVKTYEHGLTTDQEQFLVMEFIEGYSLSFLVEAQNEDMKTNCLKYMIQLGEAIQYFHDEGWIHRDICPRNIMVSNDHELKLIDFGLVVPNTPPFLQPGNRTGTAAYMAPELIKRQKTSQKIDIFSYAVTCYEMLTKRLPWKAAETMEAVLQHINSPPEHIQNLLPDLDPRIADAIMKGLELYPQDRWQTINEMLEPFKQAYKEQQRSAPAKTPVPHQETVESARRKQQPDPAQPRRSEQARPKLRKKKQPGSSRRSTESKSESNEAGQAPAKKSPSASRKPERPTQKKPAPRSKPDKKDESH
- the accD gene encoding acetyl-CoA carboxylase, carboxyltransferase subunit beta — translated: MSSAPKSNVDSKLSHTTRPKRGVPEGLWQRCPACNATVFCKQVDQGLGLCPECDHHFSISAHTRIQQLLDPDSFEEWYPDITAGDPLEFADKSKTYKERLVAEQKKTGLKDACIVGKGYMRGRPLVIGITDSSFIMGSMGSVVGEKLTRAIEQATELKLPLIIISGSGGGARMHEGIFSLMQMGKVSAALGRYHEKGGLFISVLTNPTMGGVAASFASLGDIVVAEPKALVGFAGPRVVEATIKSSLPEGFQTSEFLLEHGFVDRIIPRPRLRSELARLIDYCV
- a CDS encoding UvrD-helicase domain-containing protein, with the protein product MSLSSSPSSSSHLSALNPAQREAASTISGPLLVLAGAGTGKTRVITYRMVELIRQGVTPNKILSVTFTNKAAKEMQERMNGLMGKRLPSKPFISTFHSLCVRILREEITALGYPQKFVIYDRGDQESAARAALREIRVNDKSLRPGDLLNRISSWKMANVSPEMATNYTENDFDFLAAMAYRKYQTKLRSSGAVDFDDLLMLTNDLFSQFPDVLAKVQEKFDFVQIDEYQDTNLSQFNLIRALVKPHQNLCVVGDDDQSIYGWRGAEVRHILGFQQQFPGAKVVRLESNYRCTDKIIDLANRLVKHNRDRHKKQLVAHKKMGAPVRFLELADELTEAEKIIGEIRYLHEAQEIPLRDFAILFRTNEQPRVFETELRRTNVRYQLIGSQSFFDRREIRDLLAYMKTLAFPHDELSMLRIINTPTRGIGSGTVEKLVNQAVKAGHQFWDTVDSAREANELTPRASSALSAFHQLIRRYRARLERSPRELAQIMQELIQEIDYASEIRKQYKTSEQQQARLVVLEQFIESIKEYCTRTSAPSPSGFLEETALGDRDDLNDKEDKLSQDAVKLMTLHSAKGLEFPRVYLVGMEEGLLPHKRSVEGTDAEIAEERRIAYVGITRAQDYLTLSRAATRTKWGKKQPTLPSRFLFEMRNTDGEEED